The proteins below are encoded in one region of Apium graveolens cultivar Ventura chromosome 4, ASM990537v1, whole genome shotgun sequence:
- the LOC141719003 gene encoding geraniol 8-hydroxylase-like yields the protein MNMMILAVLSLILAFNFFKSLLSFPNRGKKLPPGPYQLPLIGNLAKLGKLPYQSLSKLAQIYGPIMHLKLGRVNTIVISSSTIAQQVLQKQDIVFSSRFIPDALCACDHFKYSVAFLPVGTMWINHRKIAHSNLFSVNKLDANQHLRSSKVNELIGYVKKCSQTGQAVDIGRAAFRTSLNLLSDTIFSKDMADPYQDSAKEFKDLIWNIMVEIGTPNLGDYFPVLKKMDLQGIYRRMTGNFGNILKMLDGLITERLALERSGTLVKKNDALDELIKISLGSREEFDKTHIEHLLMDIFIAGTDTTSSTVEWGMAELLKNSGTMVKAKSELHKVLGKGRILEEEDIIRLPYLRCIVSETLRLHPPLPFLIPRQIAEEAEVNGYTIPRNSQILVNAWAIGRDPVSWKNPLSFHPERFLYKKVDVKGQHFELIPFGAGRRICPGLPLAMRTVPVMLGSLINCFDWELEGGIPVNELDMEEKFGITMGKRYPLRALATSVPAV from the exons ATGAACATGATGATACTCGCTGTTTTATCTCTGATTCTGGCCTTCAATTTCTTCAAGTCTCTGCTTTCATTTCCAAATAGAGGCAAAAAACTTCCACCAGGTCCATACCAGTTACCTCTCATTGGTAACCTTGCCAAACTGGGAAAGCTGCCCTATCAGTCACTCTCCAAGCTTGCCCAAATCTACGGCCCAATCATGCATTTGAAACTAGGACGCGTAAACACAATAGTCATTTCTTCATCAACCATAGCTCAACAAGTCCTCCAAAAGCAAGACATCGTGTTCTCTAGCAGGTTCATACCAGACGCGCTCTGTGCTTGCGACCATTTTAAGTACTCTGTGGCATTTTTACCCGTCGGCACAATGTGGATTAACCACAGAAAAATAGCCCATTCAAATTTGTTTTCAGTTAACAAGCTGGACGCAAATCAGCATCTACGTAGTAGCAAGGTGAATGAGCTTATTGGATATGTTAAGAAGTGTAGCCAAACTGGACAGGCAGTAGACATTGGTCGGGCTGCGTTTAGGACTTCCCTCAATCTTTTATCAGACACAATATTTTCCAAGGATATGGCAGACCCGTATCAAGATTCAGCTAAAGAGTTCAAGGACTTGATATGGAATATTATGGTTGAAATAGGCACGCCTAATCTGGGTGATTACTTTCCTGTCTTAAAGAAGATGGACTTGCAAGGTATATATCGGAGGATGACAGGTAATTTTGGGAATATATTAAAGATGTTAGATGGTTTAATAACAGAGCGACTGGCTTTAGAGAGGTCAGGCACTCTCGTAAAGAAGAATGACGCGCTTGATGAACTAATCAAGATCTCTCTAGGGAGCCGAGAAGAATTTGACAAAACTCATATTGAACACCTTTTGATG GACATATTCATTGCAGGAACAGATACAACTTCGAGTACGGTGGAGTGGGGCATGGCGGAGTTACTCAAAAACTCGGGAACAATGGTAAAGGCAAAGTCTGAGCTTCACAAGGTACTTGGAAAAGGCAGGATTCTAGAGGAGGAAGACATTATTCGATTGCCTTACTTGCGGTGCATAGTGAGTGAAACACTAAGGTTACACCCTCCCCTCCCATTCTTAATACCACGCCAAATAGCAGAGGAAGCTGAAGTTAATGGCTACACTATTCCAAGGAATTCACAAATTCTAGTCAATGCATGGGCAATTGGGCGCGACCCGGTTTCATGGAAAAATCCCCTGTCATTTCATCCGGAAAGGTTCCTGTATAAAAAAGTTGATGTAAAAGGCCAACACTTTGAGCTGATTCCGTTTGGTGCAGGGAGGAGGATATGTCCTGGCTTGCCTTTGGCAATGAGGACTGTGCCTGTAATGTTGGGTTCCCTCATAAATTGTTTTGATTGGGAGCTTGAAGGTGGCATTCCGGTAAACGAGTTGGACATGGAGGAAAAGTTTGGGATCACTATGGGAAAGCGGTATCCACTTCGTGCCCTAGCAACTTCAGTCCCTGCAGTTTAA